The Spirosoma foliorum genome has a window encoding:
- a CDS encoding radical SAM protein has product MLLVSHPVLCNYYLTYRCNASCSFCDIWERPSPYITLENARQNLRDLKKLGVRVVDFTGGEPLLHRQLPELLQEAKQLGLITTVTTNALLYPKQAEKLRGLVDMLHFSLDSPIAEEHDQSRGVKCFDKVIESIAIAKQLGERPDILFTVFEHNVHQIRQLYEEICLPNNLVLILNPVFEYNAVDTGDRFSEKALQQMAWWGKQKNVYINDGFIQLRRDGGNHVEDPICRAASTTIVISPENKLILPCYHLGLKDFPIDNHLYDLYRSDEVQKLVALEGRLPACEGCAINCYMQPSFAVEVTKYFWRALPSTLKYNWMKGTWKQLF; this is encoded by the coding sequence ATGCTCCTCGTTTCCCATCCTGTTCTTTGCAATTACTACCTAACCTATCGCTGTAATGCGAGCTGTAGTTTTTGCGACATTTGGGAGCGCCCTTCTCCCTATATTACGCTTGAGAATGCGCGCCAGAATCTGCGGGATCTCAAAAAACTAGGCGTCCGGGTTGTTGATTTTACCGGGGGCGAGCCTTTGCTGCATCGCCAACTCCCCGAATTACTGCAGGAAGCCAAACAACTCGGCTTGATCACCACTGTTACGACCAATGCGCTCCTGTATCCCAAACAGGCCGAAAAACTGCGTGGATTGGTCGATATGCTTCATTTCTCGCTCGATTCGCCGATAGCCGAGGAACATGACCAATCGCGGGGCGTAAAGTGCTTCGATAAGGTCATCGAGTCCATTGCCATTGCCAAACAGCTAGGCGAACGGCCTGATATTCTGTTTACGGTATTTGAGCATAACGTTCATCAGATCAGGCAGCTGTATGAAGAGATTTGTCTGCCTAACAACTTGGTGCTGATCCTGAATCCTGTATTCGAATACAACGCCGTTGACACCGGAGATCGCTTTTCAGAGAAGGCGCTTCAACAGATGGCGTGGTGGGGGAAACAGAAAAACGTTTATATTAACGATGGCTTTATCCAGCTTCGGCGCGATGGTGGCAACCATGTCGAAGACCCAATTTGCCGGGCAGCCAGTACAACCATTGTCATCTCCCCAGAAAATAAATTAATCTTACCCTGCTATCACTTAGGGCTGAAAGATTTCCCTATTGACAACCATTTGTACGACCTCTACCGCTCCGACGAAGTCCAGAAACTAGTGGCTTTGGAGGGTCGCTTGCCTGCTTGCGAAGGCTGTGCCATAAACTGCTACATGCAGCCCTCATTTGCCGTTGAGGTAACTAAATATTTCTGGCGAGCTTTACCCAGCACGCTGAAATACAATTGGATGAAAGGTACCTGGAAACAGTTGTTCTGA
- a CDS encoding xylulokinase: MYFLGFDLGSSSVKASLLDADSGKVVASAFFPQPEMVIQAPQPGFAEQQPEIWWQNACLASKAVMQQTNINPSDVKAIGISYQMHGLVVVDKEFNVLRPSIIWCDSRAVPYGNQAFDTLGHDRTLHHLLNSPGNFTAAKLAWVKANEPDVYAQVDKFMLPGDYLAARMTGDLVTTASGLSEGAFWDFQANQPAQFLLDYFGFDASLIPTIKPTFAPQGEITATAAAELGLAAGTPVTYRAGDQPNNAFSLNVLEPGQIAATAGTSGVVYGVSDQAKYDPKSRVNTFLHVNSQVETPRYGVLLCVNGTGILNSWLRNQVLGRSIGYDDMNRLAHESPIGADGLVCLPFGNGAERMLENADLGASFHGLQLTRHGLPHIIRAAQEGIVFALYYGIQIMESVGVGLQTIRAGEANMFLSPLFRDTMANLTGATIELYNTDGAQGAARGAGLGLGFYKTAQEAFTGLHVTKTIEPDMRAQEAYRDAYGRWLSKLRNL, from the coding sequence ATGTATTTTCTTGGATTCGATCTTGGCAGTTCGTCCGTTAAAGCCAGTCTATTAGATGCCGATAGTGGCAAAGTCGTCGCATCGGCTTTCTTTCCTCAACCCGAAATGGTCATTCAGGCTCCGCAACCAGGATTCGCGGAGCAACAGCCCGAAATCTGGTGGCAGAATGCCTGTCTGGCCAGCAAGGCCGTGATGCAACAGACCAACATCAACCCCAGTGATGTAAAGGCAATTGGTATTTCATACCAGATGCATGGGCTTGTGGTAGTCGACAAGGAGTTCAATGTATTACGCCCCTCTATTATCTGGTGCGATAGCCGGGCCGTTCCTTACGGAAATCAGGCGTTTGATACACTCGGCCATGACCGTACGCTGCATCACCTGCTTAACTCGCCCGGTAATTTCACCGCAGCAAAACTAGCCTGGGTTAAAGCCAACGAACCCGATGTGTATGCTCAAGTAGATAAATTCATGCTTCCCGGCGATTATCTGGCCGCCCGCATGACAGGCGACCTTGTGACGACCGCGTCGGGACTTTCAGAAGGGGCTTTCTGGGATTTTCAGGCCAATCAACCGGCCCAATTCCTGCTCGATTATTTTGGTTTTGATGCCTCTTTAATTCCGACGATCAAGCCAACCTTTGCCCCACAAGGTGAAATAACGGCAACTGCTGCCGCCGAACTGGGTCTTGCTGCTGGCACGCCCGTTACCTACCGCGCTGGCGATCAGCCAAATAATGCTTTTTCATTGAATGTACTGGAGCCTGGTCAGATTGCGGCAACGGCTGGTACATCGGGCGTTGTATACGGGGTGAGTGATCAGGCCAAATACGACCCAAAATCGCGGGTAAATACGTTTCTGCATGTTAACAGCCAGGTTGAGACGCCACGTTATGGTGTTTTGTTATGCGTAAACGGAACAGGTATTTTAAACAGCTGGCTTCGAAATCAGGTACTAGGGCGATCGATTGGTTATGACGATATGAATCGACTGGCGCACGAGTCGCCTATTGGAGCCGATGGCCTGGTGTGTTTACCCTTTGGCAATGGGGCCGAGCGCATGCTGGAAAATGCTGATCTAGGCGCTTCCTTTCATGGTCTGCAGCTAACCCGCCACGGCCTGCCACACATAATTCGGGCTGCACAGGAAGGTATTGTATTTGCGCTTTACTATGGCATTCAGATTATGGAAAGCGTGGGCGTAGGTTTACAAACCATCCGGGCGGGCGAAGCCAATATGTTCCTCAGCCCCCTCTTCCGCGACACAATGGCCAACTTAACTGGCGCTACCATTGAGCTATACAATACCGATGGCGCACAGGGCGCTGCTCGTGGAGCTGGCTTAGGATTAGGCTTCTACAAAACAGCCCAGGAAGCCTTCACCGGATTACACGTAACCAAGACAATCGAACCCGATATGCGGGCGCAGGAAGCGTATCGGGATGCTTATGGGCGGTGGTTGTCAAAATTAAGAAACCTTTAA
- a CDS encoding alpha-L-rhamnosidase-related protein, with amino-acid sequence MKRFLLFVALGLFIKSAGFAQAPTPDWTNQYWPARWIVHPTAPTRQYGIYHFRKAIDLAQKPTRFVIHLSADNRYRLFVNGKSVALGPARSDTQNWNYETLDLAPFLQAGHNVLAAQVWYMGESAPFAQMSYQFGFLLQGDGEAEKMANTDASWKVFQNPAYSPVKNDIPKLRTYIVMGDGDHIDAAKYPWGWEQTNFDDKAWATAKPFGFPTKPRGLGTDGNWALVPRTIPMMEETVIRLAVVRRSENGKMDTAFLQGKAPVTVPANTKAVFMLDQSYLTNAYPELTVSKGKGALVTLSYAEALIDAKGQKGNRNDVEGRTMRGFDDQLVADGSDKRIFRPLWFRTYRYLQLTVETKDEPLVLDDLVGKFTGYPFEEKAKFAASDTTLKALWNVGWRTARLCAGETYYDCPYYEQLQYTGDTRIQAMISLYVTGDDRLMRKAITDYEHSRFNDGLTQSRYPSADFQVIPTFSLYWVCMVHDYWMHRQDDAFVKSMLPGILGVLNWHEQRIAKTGLNGPLEWWNFVDWSKWKNAKDEISGGIPNGARKGGSSILSLQQAYTYTRAADLLAHYGKNELAEHYRELARRLNKAVYEQCWDAGRNLFADTPDKNSFSQHANILAVLTNAVPATQQAALLQKTMADTSLTQATFYFKFYLFEALKKTGLGDQFIAQLKPWRDMLAIGLTTFAENPEPTRSDCHAWSASPLYEFLSTTCGIRTAEPGFKSVRIEPFMGDLTSVEGKMPHPSGEIAVQFQKSPTGALTGSVTLPTNLSGTLRWKGKTMPLKAGKQTVSL; translated from the coding sequence ATGAAACGATTTCTACTCTTTGTCGCTCTTGGCTTATTTATAAAATCGGCTGGTTTTGCGCAGGCACCCACGCCCGACTGGACAAACCAATACTGGCCTGCCCGCTGGATTGTACACCCAACAGCCCCAACTCGCCAATATGGTATCTACCACTTTCGGAAAGCCATTGATCTGGCTCAAAAGCCCACACGTTTTGTGATTCATCTCTCTGCCGACAACCGCTACCGATTGTTCGTCAATGGGAAATCGGTAGCGCTGGGCCCCGCTCGTAGTGATACCCAGAACTGGAACTATGAAACACTCGATCTGGCTCCTTTCCTGCAAGCGGGTCATAATGTGCTGGCTGCGCAAGTGTGGTACATGGGAGAGAGTGCGCCTTTTGCGCAGATGAGCTATCAGTTCGGATTTCTGCTACAAGGTGATGGTGAAGCGGAAAAGATGGCGAATACCGATGCCAGTTGGAAGGTGTTTCAGAATCCGGCCTACTCGCCCGTCAAAAACGATATTCCAAAACTACGTACGTACATTGTTATGGGCGATGGTGATCATATAGATGCGGCTAAGTATCCCTGGGGCTGGGAGCAGACCAATTTTGACGATAAAGCCTGGGCAACTGCCAAACCATTTGGCTTTCCAACGAAACCGCGTGGGTTAGGCACCGACGGCAACTGGGCGCTGGTGCCTCGAACCATTCCGATGATGGAGGAAACCGTCATTCGACTGGCAGTGGTTCGACGGAGCGAAAATGGGAAGATGGATACCGCTTTTTTGCAGGGGAAAGCACCCGTAACGGTTCCGGCTAACACAAAAGCGGTGTTTATGCTCGATCAGAGTTATCTGACCAATGCCTATCCTGAACTAACGGTTAGCAAAGGCAAAGGAGCCCTCGTAACACTCTCGTATGCCGAAGCGCTGATTGATGCCAAAGGACAGAAAGGAAACCGGAATGACGTAGAAGGGCGAACAATGCGTGGGTTCGACGATCAGCTTGTGGCTGATGGCAGCGACAAACGAATCTTCCGACCGCTCTGGTTTCGTACGTATCGTTACCTCCAGCTGACGGTTGAAACGAAAGACGAACCGCTGGTTCTGGATGATCTGGTTGGAAAATTCACCGGGTATCCATTTGAAGAGAAAGCAAAATTTGCGGCCAGCGATACTACCTTGAAAGCGCTCTGGAACGTTGGCTGGCGAACCGCCCGACTTTGTGCGGGTGAAACCTACTACGACTGTCCCTATTACGAACAATTGCAATACACGGGCGACACCCGGATTCAGGCCATGATTTCGCTCTACGTAACGGGAGACGACCGACTGATGCGGAAAGCAATCACCGATTACGAGCACAGCCGTTTCAACGATGGTCTCACACAAAGCCGCTATCCATCGGCTGATTTTCAGGTGATTCCTACGTTTTCACTCTACTGGGTCTGCATGGTGCATGACTATTGGATGCATCGGCAGGACGATGCCTTTGTGAAATCGATGTTGCCCGGAATTCTGGGTGTATTGAACTGGCACGAACAGCGTATTGCCAAAACGGGCCTGAACGGCCCATTAGAGTGGTGGAACTTTGTAGACTGGTCGAAGTGGAAAAACGCGAAGGATGAAATTTCGGGGGGTATTCCGAATGGCGCCCGCAAAGGAGGCTCCAGTATTCTGTCTCTGCAACAGGCTTATACGTATACCCGTGCTGCCGATTTACTGGCACATTATGGGAAAAATGAACTGGCCGAACATTATCGAGAACTCGCCCGACGCTTGAATAAAGCAGTTTACGAGCAGTGCTGGGATGCCGGTCGTAATTTATTTGCTGATACGCCCGATAAGAATTCATTTAGTCAGCACGCCAATATCCTGGCTGTACTGACGAATGCCGTCCCTGCTACGCAACAGGCTGCTCTGTTGCAGAAAACGATGGCAGACACATCGCTGACGCAGGCCACGTTCTATTTTAAATTCTATCTGTTCGAAGCCCTTAAAAAAACGGGCCTGGGCGATCAGTTTATTGCTCAACTAAAACCCTGGCGTGATATGTTGGCCATTGGCTTAACAACCTTTGCCGAAAATCCCGAACCGACTCGTTCAGATTGTCATGCCTGGAGTGCGTCACCTTTGTACGAATTCCTTTCTACTACCTGCGGCATCCGAACCGCCGAACCCGGCTTCAAATCGGTGCGTATCGAACCGTTTATGGGCGACTTGACGAGTGTTGAAGGAAAGATGCCGCACCCTTCGGGCGAGATTGCTGTGCAGTTTCAGAAATCACCAACGGGGGCGTTGACTGGTAGCGTTACGCTGCCGACTAACCTAAGCGGCACCTTGCGCTGGAAAGGAAAAACGATGCCGCTGAAGGCGGGGAAACAAACAGTGAGTTTGTGA
- a CDS encoding RagB/SusD family nutrient uptake outer membrane protein, with the protein MKLINKNKFFATVCFTTLMLAGVSCKDQLDVGNPNAPTVAANVNTETGLISFAQGGVYINGFYNGDGWLGNSYFSLPLGYSELMADNVGADASNNQVTTIGVPDYIILDDGTKVTNPAPQIGIIRSYNSRAATGAGNNAIYYQWLNMYALNNVCNQILDLSGTIKFSGDATSRANTMKAWAYWWKGFAYASIGSMYYAGLIDDKSVTTDGNYVLHDAIISKSNDYFNLAATTLSSVTSTTDYQAVISQLIPSFTQVGNGGVPTIDMWKRNINTMLARNILVNKLAPFVNGNPDAKITKSSTTAMTTADWNSVLTLAKSGIQKGDVVFTGRSTASNYFFSASGGTVAALTTGVNTATTFKISERFMQSFNTGDKRVTNNFNTATTYKNNYTFTTRYSLTANGNGAPGVYVYGTKDVGAYEVYIAGSYEENALMLAEANMRLGNIETGLGFVDAVRTYQGAGVAAVAGTGLTLSKALTELTKERRVSLFGRGLSYYDNRRWGWTYDISNGGGSYGNTVVTTAGVVNKNVTINYNFMDYWDVPADESVLNPTTTSVATKNPNF; encoded by the coding sequence ATGAAACTCATTAATAAAAATAAATTCTTTGCCACCGTTTGTTTTACGACCCTTATGCTTGCAGGAGTGTCGTGTAAAGACCAATTGGATGTAGGTAACCCAAACGCGCCTACAGTAGCGGCCAATGTCAACACAGAAACCGGGCTTATATCATTTGCCCAGGGTGGCGTATACATCAATGGTTTCTATAACGGTGATGGCTGGCTGGGAAATAGCTACTTTTCATTGCCCCTCGGTTATAGTGAACTAATGGCCGACAATGTAGGAGCCGACGCGTCTAATAACCAGGTTACAACAATCGGCGTACCCGATTATATCATCCTCGATGATGGTACTAAAGTAACCAATCCGGCTCCGCAAATAGGCATCATTCGGTCATACAATAGCCGTGCGGCAACGGGTGCAGGTAACAATGCCATTTACTATCAGTGGCTAAATATGTATGCGCTGAACAATGTCTGTAATCAGATATTAGATCTGTCGGGTACCATTAAGTTTTCGGGTGATGCCACTAGCCGGGCGAACACCATGAAAGCCTGGGCTTACTGGTGGAAAGGCTTTGCCTATGCTTCTATCGGGTCTATGTATTATGCTGGTCTTATTGACGATAAGTCAGTTACGACAGATGGCAATTATGTGCTCCACGATGCCATTATTAGCAAGTCGAACGACTATTTTAATCTGGCTGCCACCACATTAAGCTCGGTTACCAGCACAACCGATTATCAGGCCGTTATTTCTCAGCTTATTCCATCGTTTACACAAGTAGGTAATGGCGGTGTTCCTACTATCGATATGTGGAAACGGAATATCAACACGATGCTGGCCCGCAATATTCTGGTTAACAAGCTGGCTCCTTTCGTAAATGGAAATCCAGATGCTAAGATCACGAAATCGTCTACCACAGCGATGACTACTGCCGATTGGAATAGTGTATTGACTCTGGCTAAGAGTGGTATTCAGAAAGGAGACGTGGTCTTTACTGGACGTAGCACAGCGTCTAACTATTTCTTCTCGGCTTCGGGCGGTACAGTTGCTGCGCTGACAACGGGTGTAAATACGGCGACGACGTTCAAAATCAGCGAGCGTTTTATGCAGTCCTTTAACACGGGCGACAAACGGGTTACCAACAATTTCAATACCGCTACGACTTACAAAAACAACTATACGTTCACGACCCGCTACAGCTTAACCGCAAATGGTAACGGGGCGCCTGGCGTGTATGTATATGGTACGAAGGACGTTGGCGCTTACGAGGTTTACATTGCTGGCAGCTACGAAGAAAACGCGCTGATGCTGGCTGAAGCAAACATGCGTCTGGGCAACATCGAAACCGGACTGGGCTTTGTTGATGCAGTAAGAACCTATCAGGGAGCCGGTGTTGCCGCTGTAGCTGGCACGGGCCTAACTCTCTCGAAAGCACTGACCGAACTAACGAAGGAACGAAGAGTATCGCTATTTGGCCGTGGCTTATCGTATTACGACAACCGTCGTTGGGGCTGGACTTATGATATCAGCAATGGTGGTGGCAGTTATGGAAACACGGTAGTGACTACCGCTGGTGTGGTTAACAAAAACGTGACCATTAACTATAACTTCATGGATTACTGGGATGTCCCTGCCGATGAATCGGTGCTGAATCCGACAACAACCAGCGTTGCGACCAAGAATCCAAATTTCTAG
- the accD gene encoding acetyl-CoA carboxylase, carboxyltransferase subunit beta, whose amino-acid sequence MSWFVRKDKGIQTPTEMKREAPDGLWYQCPNCKKAMQTREHKLNAYTCIHCNYHEKIGSEAYFSILFDDNEFTELDANMQSADPLNFVDTKPYPARVKATIEKTGLKDAVRTAYGPMNGLTVTMAVMDFNFIGGSMGSVVGEKIARAIDHAIKNKTPFLMISKSGGARMMEAGFSLMQMAKTSAKLALLDRAKLPYVSLLTDPTTGGVTASYAMLGDFNISEPESLIGFAGPRVIRETIGKDLPKGFQSAEFVLEHGFLDFIVDRKDLKDKVVTLFKMLI is encoded by the coding sequence ATGTCCTGGTTCGTCCGAAAAGATAAAGGTATTCAGACCCCAACCGAAATGAAACGGGAGGCTCCCGATGGGTTGTGGTATCAATGTCCGAACTGTAAAAAAGCAATGCAGACGCGGGAGCACAAACTCAATGCGTATACCTGTATTCATTGCAACTATCACGAAAAAATCGGTTCAGAGGCCTATTTTTCGATTCTGTTCGATGATAATGAGTTCACCGAACTCGATGCGAACATGCAATCGGCTGACCCCCTGAATTTCGTGGATACAAAACCTTACCCAGCCCGAGTTAAGGCAACCATCGAAAAAACAGGTTTGAAAGATGCAGTTCGGACGGCTTACGGCCCAATGAACGGACTGACCGTAACGATGGCTGTTATGGACTTCAACTTTATCGGCGGCTCGATGGGCTCGGTGGTGGGTGAAAAAATTGCTCGTGCTATCGACCATGCCATCAAGAATAAGACGCCTTTCCTGATGATTTCCAAGTCGGGTGGTGCGCGGATGATGGAGGCTGGTTTTTCGCTCATGCAGATGGCTAAAACCTCCGCTAAATTAGCCTTGTTAGATCGGGCTAAATTGCCTTACGTCTCGCTCCTGACCGATCCGACAACGGGTGGTGTGACGGCCTCCTATGCCATGCTGGGCGATTTCAATATTTCAGAACCAGAATCGCTGATCGGCTTTGCTGGCCCGCGCGTTATCCGGGAAACCATCGGTAAAGACCTCCCGAAAGGCTTTCAAAGTGCGGAATTCGTACTCGAGCACGGTTTCCTCGACTTCATCGTCGACCGGAAAGACCTGAAAGACAAAGTAGTAACGTTGTTTAAGATGTTAATTTAA
- a CDS encoding nuclear transport factor 2 family protein translates to MKLVFVLIGFVLAIPTFAQSGEEAAVKATVNRLFEGMQKADSTILKPLFTPTARLQTVANKQGDISVRDDAISLFINSIGKATAGTLDERLASIEVKIDAELATAWTPYVFYRNDTKSHCGVNAFTLVKMNGSWKIQTIIDTRRKENCPDLPKK, encoded by the coding sequence ATGAAACTTGTATTCGTATTGATCGGCTTCGTTTTGGCCATTCCAACCTTTGCTCAATCTGGCGAAGAAGCCGCCGTAAAAGCCACTGTAAACCGACTTTTTGAGGGAATGCAGAAAGCAGATTCAACCATCTTAAAACCGCTGTTTACGCCAACTGCCCGGTTACAGACAGTGGCGAACAAACAAGGTGATATCTCGGTACGAGACGACGCCATTTCACTGTTTATCAATTCGATAGGCAAAGCAACAGCAGGAACACTAGATGAGCGCCTAGCCAGCATAGAGGTAAAAATTGATGCAGAACTAGCCACCGCCTGGACACCCTACGTTTTTTACCGGAACGACACCAAAAGCCACTGTGGTGTCAATGCGTTTACGCTTGTAAAGATGAATGGCAGTTGGAAAATCCAGACAATCATCGACACCCGTCGAAAGGAAAATTGCCCAGATTTACCAAAGAAATAG
- a CDS encoding T9SS type A sorting domain-containing protein: MKTFLFLFLAFLSVQVAQATHLIGGYIQVKPVAGSGLTYEVIATIYSYAGSATSEASSLSICFGDGNTREVPRSSLLYVTLGSNTISSKIGINTYRINHTYSGPGTYTLTTSLANRTPALNIPNSSTQQEPLALTTTFITGSLSNQTPELASPTIGFSVGLGQKTTLAFRATDADGDSLAYGLVKPLTNTTTDFCSYRSMTAYQFPNDVTHQGTYKLNNRTGDLTWDAPTQQGNYSVVISVSEYRNGILISQTIQEIALIVTDQPGTPNTIPAYEPAIEGNGIVTALPNYLDSDFTLTTFPSPVDDQLQVIVQTSTLTNATIQLVDVGGRKLYESDSAKSARQHEQVISMGSLTPGVYIIRAVTGNRSLSRKIVKR, encoded by the coding sequence ATGAAAACGTTTTTATTTCTGTTTCTGGCATTTCTGAGCGTACAGGTAGCCCAGGCTACACATTTAATTGGCGGCTACATTCAGGTAAAGCCTGTAGCAGGATCAGGGCTTACATATGAAGTAATAGCTACTATATACTCGTATGCGGGTTCCGCAACCTCAGAAGCTTCTTCGTTAAGTATTTGCTTTGGTGATGGTAATACAAGAGAAGTTCCTCGTTCAAGCCTGCTATATGTTACGCTCGGCAGTAATACCATTAGTTCAAAAATTGGCATCAATACGTATCGGATTAACCATACTTACAGTGGACCCGGTACATACACACTAACGACATCGCTAGCTAACCGAACTCCGGCGCTTAATATCCCAAACAGCAGTACACAACAGGAACCACTGGCACTCACGACAACCTTCATAACGGGCTCCCTGTCGAACCAAACGCCTGAACTAGCTAGTCCGACAATCGGGTTTTCTGTTGGGCTTGGCCAAAAAACCACCCTGGCATTCCGGGCGACCGATGCCGATGGCGATAGTCTGGCTTATGGATTAGTTAAGCCGTTGACGAACACAACGACCGACTTTTGTAGCTATCGGTCAATGACCGCTTACCAATTTCCAAACGACGTTACGCATCAGGGAACCTATAAACTCAATAATCGAACGGGCGATTTGACCTGGGATGCGCCCACTCAACAGGGAAATTATAGCGTCGTTATTTCAGTAAGCGAATACCGGAATGGTATTTTAATTAGCCAAACCATTCAGGAAATCGCGCTCATTGTCACAGACCAGCCCGGCACACCCAATACGATTCCAGCTTACGAGCCTGCCATCGAAGGAAATGGTATTGTCACGGCACTCCCCAATTATCTCGACTCCGATTTTACGCTGACTACCTTTCCAAGTCCCGTAGATGATCAGCTACAGGTCATCGTCCAAACCAGTACCCTAACGAACGCAACCATCCAACTCGTCGATGTAGGTGGCCGCAAACTCTACGAGTCAGACTCGGCCAAGTCCGCCCGTCAACATGAGCAAGTTATCAGTATGGGGAGTTTAACGCCGGGAGTTTACATAATCCGGGCAGTCACTGGCAATCGGTCTTTGTCGAGAAAAATCGTGAAGCGATAG
- a CDS encoding enoyl-CoA hydratase-related protein, translating into MLYTATQTAQLPSEGFRYLRVVLNDHVLTINLNRPEKKNALNPPMLAELAFALAFAHHSADVWLVVLAAAGDTFCAGMDLKSLSLGDAEIATVPEPSGPVRLGELMAGLHKPCIARVQGAVYAGGFLLVGGSTYVVAADSAMFSLPEVKRGLFPFQVLAVLLDIMPARTALDLCLRARVLSATEAQSIGLVTNVVPADELDYTVTSLANELKQFSPTAMQAGLGTYQQLKRLPSEEQQAFLYEQFVQLQQTPDAKEGMAAFLEKRKPKWGGGLMNNE; encoded by the coding sequence ATGCTGTACACCGCTACCCAAACTGCTCAACTACCCTCGGAAGGCTTCCGGTATTTACGGGTAGTGCTCAACGACCATGTGTTGACCATTAACCTGAACCGTCCAGAAAAGAAGAATGCGTTGAACCCGCCAATGCTGGCCGAGCTGGCTTTTGCGCTGGCCTTTGCCCATCACTCCGCCGATGTCTGGCTGGTTGTGCTAGCCGCTGCGGGCGATACGTTCTGTGCGGGCATGGATCTGAAAAGCTTATCATTGGGTGATGCAGAAATAGCTACTGTACCAGAACCATCGGGGCCGGTTCGGTTGGGGGAGTTGATGGCGGGATTACACAAACCATGTATTGCACGGGTGCAGGGGGCAGTATACGCCGGTGGATTTTTGCTGGTAGGGGGGAGCACCTACGTTGTGGCGGCTGACTCAGCAATGTTCAGTTTGCCTGAAGTAAAGCGCGGGTTGTTTCCGTTTCAGGTGCTGGCTGTTCTGCTCGACATTATGCCTGCCCGTACAGCTCTCGACCTCTGTCTGCGCGCCCGTGTGCTTTCGGCCACAGAAGCTCAGTCTATTGGGTTAGTAACGAATGTTGTGCCCGCTGATGAATTAGATTATACGGTCACAAGTCTAGCTAACGAGTTAAAGCAATTTTCACCTACAGCTATGCAGGCTGGATTAGGGACTTACCAGCAGTTAAAACGCCTGCCATCCGAAGAACAACAGGCGTTTTTGTATGAACAGTTTGTGCAACTTCAGCAAACTCCCGACGCAAAAGAAGGTATGGCCGCTTTTTTGGAAAAGCGTAAACCGAAGTGGGGCGGTGGGTTAATGAATAATGAATAA